GTTTATATGTTCTGATACACAAAAAGAACATCAATTGGACTTTATCACTTCTGCAATCACTGGATGTTCATAGTACTACAAACAAGCAATTTCTGTCTGATTTGGAAAATACTGCAACCCAGTAGATGTAAATATGTGACTATTTACACTGAAATGCTGACACAGATGAATATAAGCAATGAATATAAGCATAGATACAAGAAagcaaatattcaaataaacctTTGCAGACTCTCATAAATGGTTTGCTGCCCTTAATTCACAGGTCCTTGATCTATATTACAGACCCTACTGTATTAAAATGGCTTACAAACAGTAACCTAGGGGAAAATAACTTTTTAGCTGACCATTGTTATTAGATTCCTGCCACTGCACTGCCATGTGGTAAATAACAAAGACTTTGTTTGAACATAAGGTTGATTTAAGTGTACTTGTTGCCTGTTGCCTCATTCTTAAAGGTCAGTTACTTATATTTTTGATTGTTTCATTTAAGTAGATTCAAATACTCAGGTAAAGAGTGGGACAGAGCTGTCAACTGATCATCACTTAGTTGAGTTGAATTCATTGCACAGGGCACATAGCAGGCACTTCATGCAGCATCAGGTAAAAGATATTAACTTTCATAATGGATTTTACCTTTATACTGAATGAAACATTCAATTCCTCTATGGTAGAGCAGCTGTATTAAGTTATGGCAAGAGGAGATGGGGTGAAGGACAGTGACCCACACTCTCACTAGGAATGAGAGAGAATCTTATTAAACCGTATGAGGTACTGCAGTAGTAGCTCAGTGCTTTAGATGGTGGACTGAAAGGTTGCCTGTCAAATGACATTAGGCAAATGTAAAAACCACTCACCAACTTTGATAAGCAAGAGACCAGGTGGAAAGACATAAATGATTTTATCAGGAAAGCCAGGGGAAAATCTGCTCCAGGACCCATTGGGATTTCATACAGGGTGTACATGTTGAAGTAGGAATGTTGTAGGTGACATTAAAGATGTATTTTCCTGAAAATTGGTTATGTGCAGAGGGTTTTTGTAGCCATCAAGAAAAGACCTCTAAACACTTCAAATACGGTGGAGGAATTTGGAATCCTGGCAGAGGCCGAGAACTTCCTATTAGTTGTTTCTAAATaatcaaaattaaaataatcattgaaatattttttccttttttttaaattaatattctattataaattaattattttatttcttttttattatgaatCCAAATCCAAtagtttatatattaataatataataattgtaaaataaaaaaagtctgtgttaaatacatttaatttaaaaaatatctgcaAATACTCTGGAAAACAGAGTAtctatagtaataaataaaattatacagagaaataaaaacagtataataataataataataataataataataataataataatactgacaTGGTGCATGATAATAAAAGCTACAAAAAAAGGTTACCACTGCATCCAGTGAGCCTACATACATTAGATTAGTGTTGATTACAGCTACAAGTCACACCCCCTTTTTCCCACCAGTATAATATTACCAAGAGAATTTGCCATTCTATCTGTATAAATACTACTAAATAATTTCTAATCATCCAGATGAGACACCAGACCTGCCAGATTTTAACCAGTACCATTGTTCTGTAGCCGGACCGATAGATGGAGTCCATTTTTATCCTATTACATATGGTAATGGCCATTATCAATTTTACTAAAGGTAATGGGACTACTTGTATACTGCAAGGCGAACCTGCATATCCACAGTTATGGAAGGATGGGGATATCATTGTTGGAGGACTTTTTCCCTTCCATAGTAATTGGGAGATGACAGATTTGACTTATGTGGTCATGCCACAAACAATGAAGTGTATTGGGTAAGAGATTTAGCATATGCAACATTGAATAATGCTATATAACAGCATTAGGTTCATTCACTGATGATTAGACAtcaatgaattttttttattacttgactaacttttttttattgttattaattagCCTTGATTTCAGAGCCTTTCAGTATTCACAGTCCTTGATCTTTGCAATAGAAGAGATTAACAACAGTACCACTTTACTGCCTGGAATCTCACTGGGGTACAAGATATTTGACACCTGTAGTTCATCAACAATGGGAGCGCGAGTTGCAATGACACTTGTCAATGGAAATGAGAACTCAGTCATGGATGAGATCTGCACAAAACCAGCACAGGTTCAGGCCATAATTGGCGAGACATACTCTTCTGTGTCCATGGCTATAGCACAGAGTATTGGACCTTTCAGCATTCCCTTAGTAAGAATTTaccatttttttaatgcattgttAAAAGAGAAAATGTGGAGATGGATTCTTTTTATCCTGTAACTGACCTTCATTTTCTTGTGGCATTATAACTGGCAGTTATGAGCATGTACAAAATCAAATTTTGCACAATGCCTGAGATTTACATCTGGAAATCTAATTTTAGATCAGTCATTATTCCACCTGCGAGTGTCTCAGTGACAAGAGGAAATATCCCTCATTTATGCGCACTATTCCTAGTGATTATTTCCAAAGCAGAGCACTTGCAGAGATGGTCAAGCACTTTGGCTGGACCTGGGTGGGAGCAATGAGAAGAGATGATGATTATGGAAACAGTGGAATGGCTGCATTTACTGAAGCTGCAGAACAGTTGGGTATCTGCTTAGAATATTCCCTTCCATATTTTAGAACCTATTCCCAAGAAAGAGTGCAAAGAATCGTGGAGCAAATCAAAAGCTCTACTTCTCGAGTAATTATTGGATTCCTTGACAACTGGGACTTGGAGAGTTTACTGCCAATATTTTTTGAGCACAATATCACTGGATTCCAGTGGGTCGGAACTGAAGCCTGGATCTTTGATTCAGAATTGGCCACAATGGATCAACACCATATATTGCAGGGAGCTATAGGACTAGCTATCCCTAAATCAAAGGTGACGGGTCTGCAGGACTTCATTTTAGACATACATCCACTGAAATCTGTAGGCAGTGCCATTTTTACTGAATTCTGGGAGGCTTTGTTTGACTGTAAATTTGCAGTGAAAAATAATTCACAGGACCTGCCTGCTTGCACTGGTAATGAAAAGCTGTCTGAGGTGGAAAACACATTTACTGATATGACCCTGATGCCAATATTCAATaatgtgtataaaggagtgtatGCAATTGCTTATACCTTACATGAACTTCTTGGCTGCAAGCAAACATGTCCTATCAATAAACAGCCTGATCCTTTCACTGTGAGTTAAAAGTATTGACTGCTAAGACACTATTTTAAAACTTAGAATAATCCAAATAACCAACCaaaatgctttaaatatttatataatgtataccTTAGTGATTACTCTCATCACATTTTAACGTGATTATTcctattatgtttatattttcttaaGTTTCTAGAACAGCTTAAGAGAGTGCATTTCAAAACCAAAGAGGgtgaagatgttttttttgacaaaaatgGTGACCCTGCAGCAAAGTATGAGATAATAAACTGGCATTTGAATGAAGAGAAACAGCATGAATTTGTCACTGCTGGTCATTATGACTCCTCTCTAACTGGTCATGaccatttatttgtaaatatgacCTCTATTATGTGGGCACAACATACAAATCAGGTATTATTCGAAATTAGAAtctagaattaaaataaaagatactGAAAACCTGCAGTTAAATATATTTCTTGATCTTAGGTGCCAAAATCTGTGTGCAGTGAGAGCTGTCCTCCAGGAACAAGGAAAGCTGTACAGAAAGGAAAACCCATCTGCTGCTTTGATTGCATACCATGTGCTGAAGGAGAGATCAGTAATTTTACAGGTACTAAAATTTCCTTCCTTCTATCACCTTCCTAACATCAATTTATTTCCTATACAAGCAATACAACTTATTAACTGTCCAGGCGGTTATTTTTAATCAGTTATTTGTAGTTCTTgtaaaacccttttttttttcttcaatctcATTTGTGTTATAAGTTGCTTATTCTGCCTATGTGCAGTATCTAACATCTATTTAATATGCTCTGTTTATTTCCTCTCTTATTTTATGAAAGATTCCATTGAATGTCAACAATGCTATCAAGAATACTGGTCAAATCCTCAGAGAGATGAATGTGTAAAGAAGGAAATTGAATATTTGTCCTACGAAGAAACTATGGGAATTTTGCTAACAGCTGTTTCTATTATTGGTGCTTTTATTACAATGGTAATAgcaatcattttttttagaCATAAAAATACACCAATTGTCAAGGCCAACAACTCTGAGCTGAGCTTCCTGCTGCtcttctctctgactctgtgtttcctctgttcacTTACTTTCATTGGTCAGCCTTCTGAGTGGTCCTGTATGCTGCGTCACACAGCGTTTGGGATCACCTTCGTCATCTGCATCTCCTGTGTACTGGGAAAAACAttagtggtgttaatggccTTCAGGGCTACACTTCCAGGCAGTAATGTCATGAAATGGTTTGGGCCTCCACAGCAGAGACTCAGTGTACTTGCTTTCACTCTCATACAGGTTCTCATTTGTGTGCTTTGGCTGACAATATCCCCTCCTTTTCCCTTTAAAAACTTAAATATCTACAAGGAAAAGATCATTCTGGAATGTCATTTAGGCTCAAACATAGGTTTTTGGGCTGTGCTGGGCTATATAGGTTTTTTAGCTCTTTTATgttttcttttggcttttctaGCTCGGAAATTGCCTGATAATTTTAATGAAGCTAAATTCATCACATTCAGCATGCTCATATTCTGTGCAGTTTGGCTCACTTTTATCCCTGCTTATGTCAGCTCTCCTGGAAAATTTACTGTTGCTGTGGAGATATTTGCCATTTTGGCATCAAGCTTTGGCTTATTATTCTGTATATTCCTTCCAAAGTGTTATATAATCATACTGAAACCTGAGAAGAATACTAAAAAGCAAATGATGGGCAAAGCTATTTGAACTAGTaggctttttttgtttaatgtttttgatATACTCTAAAGCATGTGACCTCAACTGTATCATTCTAATCCACACCATATATATAGTAAGACAGTTTATGTAAGATGATTTTGAATTTGTGTACTATGTCAGTTTTGAGTGTAAATATGAAGTGTAAATACAAATATGTTAAGATGGTAATAAAACAACCTTTTGTCACACCTGTATGTTCAAACCACATTTATATTATCAGCCACTGGATGCCCAAACTCAACAGCCAAAATGAGTCAGTCCGTTAATTCTGGGTAGCTGATCACAACTTAATGAAAGCCTTAGGTTCTTCTATACCACAGGCTACATTGCTTCTCACTCTATACATGTTTAAATGTGAGGCAATGAAGCACCAAATATCATCTAAAAGTAAACAGCCGATTGAAACTTTATTTGCTTATATGCAGCATTAATACATGCTTATGTATATCCGATCGTCTAATACAAATAATTTGCACAAGGATTTACTTTCTCATACTGAGAAAATACATAATTAAACTTCTGGGCTTCTGTGGCTGACATCagataaatcattacaaagatGTGTTTTTCCAGTCTGACAATAAATAAGCACTGGCTAAGTCCAACCTCCAACTTtttgcaaatgtttttatttatttatttactcctcatgcactgtttatttatttaattccccAATGCAAGAGGAAATCCATGATGCACAAACTCATATTTTCTAATATGGTTTTAATTTCTTTGTACTGagctatttatttaataaaaacagttgTTCAAATGCTGCTCAAATTTACATTTCTACCAGTTGGCAGCagatcttatccagagcgaattACAGAAGTGTATATGTGCATAGGTGAAATTTACATGGACCAAGGTGTACATCTCTTTGAACAGTCTAGAAGGTTCCAGAAATttcaaatctgattggccaTTTGTAATTAGAAGTTAACAGGAGAGCCCCTGTGATGTGCATCTTACATTTAGGAGCAGAGCCTTTTTGTCCTTGGTTGCCTTCCAAGCAATTagcaaaaactaaaaacaaacaaaaaaataagtaaataaataagtaaataaacaaataacacaaaaaaatataaaacattgcaTTTGATGTGAAAACACGTTGTTTACAATGTAAGCGGCTTTGCTAAAATGATACCTTCTTACACTGATGCAAATGGTACTGCATATCAGGATGTATCAAGATGTAATGTCCACTGCAATGGTCACTAACTTGAATATGAAATAATTATTCTTGAAAATCATTAATTCCACCCTTACATATTGTATTGACAACACAGGGATAAGAATGTAACATTTAAGTAGGGATGTACATATGACACTATACATATGCCATACACATCTTCAATGGCGAAAATTTTTCTTTGAAAGATTGGCTAGCAATAAACAACCAATGAGTGGATGCTGCCTTAATTTATGcactttaaagaaaataataataataataataataatcttctgTCCATTAGGTTAAACAAAGCAGTGAATCCTCCTTTATGATTAGTGATAGTCATATATGAAAGCCACACCCCCTCTTACTCTGGCCATCAGACGTCACTCTTCCAGTGAGAATTTGTCTTA
The sequence above is drawn from the Hemibagrus wyckioides isolate EC202008001 linkage group LG04, SWU_Hwy_1.0, whole genome shotgun sequence genome and encodes:
- the LOC131351535 gene encoding extracellular calcium-sensing receptor-like, with the translated sequence MESIFILLHMVMAIINFTKGNGTTCILQGEPAYPQLWKDGDIIVGGLFPFHSNWEMTDLTYVVMPQTMKCIGLDFRAFQYSQSLIFAIEEINNSTTLLPGISLGYKIFDTCSSSTMGARVAMTLVNGNENSVMDEICTKPAQVQAIIGETYSSVSMAIAQSIGPFSIPLISHYSTCECLSDKRKYPSFMRTIPSDYFQSRALAEMVKHFGWTWVGAMRRDDDYGNSGMAAFTEAAEQLGICLEYSLPYFRTYSQERVQRIVEQIKSSTSRVIIGFLDNWDLESLLPIFFEHNITGFQWVGTEAWIFDSELATMDQHHILQGAIGLAIPKSKVTGLQDFILDIHPLKSVGSAIFTEFWEALFDCKFAVKNNSQDLPACTGNEKLSEVENTFTDMTLMPIFNNVYKGVYAIAYTLHELLGCKQTCPINKQPDPFTFLEQLKRVHFKTKEGEDVFFDKNGDPAAKYEIINWHLNEEKQHEFVTAGHYDSSLTGHDHLFVNMTSIMWAQHTNQVPKSVCSESCPPGTRKAVQKGKPICCFDCIPCAEGEISNFTDSIECQQCYQEYWSNPQRDECVKKEIEYLSYEETMGILLTAVSIIGAFITMVIAIIFFRHKNTPIVKANNSELSFLLLFSLTLCFLCSLTFIGQPSEWSCMLRHTAFGITFVICISCVLGKTLVVLMAFRATLPGSNVMKWFGPPQQRLSVLAFTLIQVLICVLWLTISPPFPFKNLNIYKEKIILECHLGSNIGFWAVLGYIGFLALLCFLLAFLARKLPDNFNEAKFITFSMLIFCAVWLTFIPAYVSSPGKFTVAVEIFAILASSFGLLFCIFLPKCYIIILKPEKNTKKQMMGKAI